TAGCATCTTTAACAGACGTAATGTACGAACATGCAGGAAATACGCATAGGGCAATACAAAAGGCAGTACAAAGCACAGCAAAAATAACAGTAGTCCAAAAACTGTGAATTGAATGCAGTCTCGCAAGATGGTGGTGAGCTGGAACTGATCTGCTGAAAAGGCGGTAGCTGAAAAAAGAATAAAAAGGAGCGCAAATAAACCAGCAAAAATTTTTAGAGTATTCGGCAGGACACGATGTCTGAAGCTCCATTTACCCAAAATCAATGTCAAAGGATGAAGATGCAGCACGTATTGGCTCTGATTAAGCATAGCAATAATTTGATGGGTGCTATTCTTTTTAATATAAACCACACGAACTTGATCCGCCGGCTGCACATGTACTTCAACAAAATGTCCGGTAAAATTCTGAGCATTGATAAAACATTCAAAATATTGTGCCGGCACTTCATGTCGATGGAATACGGTTAACATTTCATCGCGCCGATGATGAATAAAGATTTTGCCTTCAATCACCTGTTTGACTTCAAACATGCGCATCCTTCCTTGTTTTTATTGTTATATAAAAAAAGACCTATACTATGAGTTTAGCATAAGTCTTTGTTTCAATTGATCAACGAGTTAAAGCTTAAAAGGGTACCGGAACATAGGTGTAAACCAGGCCATAGGTCAGTGCTGCGGTCAGTGTCGCCATCACAATCCGTTTAAACTTAAAGTACAAAGCCATGAGCACAATAAAGCCAATCAGCATCGCAAAACTTTTATTCGGTGTTTCTAATAAAGGTGGCAGGGTGGCGACCACCAGCATAGAGCTGATCGCAGCAATGCCAATTGAACCCAAGGCAATTTTTAGCCATAATGCTCCGCGTTTTTGCGAACCTTGCTGAAATTTCTGAATGACAAAAAAAGGACCAAAGCGCGAGGCGAAATTGGCAATCCCGACTAAAATCCCGACCAGAATAATCTCTAGATTCATGCTTGATCTCCTGCGTGTTCAGGATATGGCTGCTTCAAAATATAGTGCTTAAACAAGCCGGCGAAAATACCAGAACTGATACCGATAAAGATCGCGGCGGACAGGTCGATAAAATAACAGGCCACAGCAGAAACCAGAATCGTGACAGCTACAACAAAAGTATGTTTTTTCTCAAAAGCGGCTAACAAGAAGCTCAGGAACAGCGCAGGTAACAAGAAATCCAGTGCTGCCTGCAAGAACTGTGGCAAGTTACTGACCTGATCGGCAAATAAGCCACCGAGGAAAGATCCGAGTGCCCACGACATCCAGCTAAACAGACTTAAACCCAGCATCCAGGATTCTGACCATTCCTGTCGCCGTTGCGAGAGCTTGATCATACCGGAGGCAAAGACTTCATCGGTCAGACCCCAAGACCAGATTGCCGTTTTCTTTAAATTCAGCCGGTCTTGAATCAGATTTTGTAATGCAGGGCCATAGAGCAGATGGCGAATGTCCAAGGCAATCACGGTTAATGCCGTCATCCAGATGGATGTACCACTGCCTAAGAGAGCGACCACCAGGAACTGGCTGGCACCTGCATACATCGAGCAGGACAGGAACAGTGCTTCCCAGGCGGTAAAGCCAAACTGGGTGGCTGAAACACCAAAAGCAAACGACACTGGTAAATAAGTGAAGATAATCGCTTGACTATCTTTTGCACCTTGCCAGAAGCCAGCAGGTTGCGTAGCGAGTTGATTCGGTTCAGACACGACACACCTTGAAGGAGAGTTGAACGATGGGTCAAATGAAGATTGTGTATTCTACGTGAATTTAATAGCATAGTGCCGAAATGTTTAAATTGGCGAGCCTGATATGTGGATGTTCAAGACACGTGCGATGCTGACTGCTGCTTTAATAAGCACGGCAATATTGTTACAAGCGTGTGGGAATGACAGTCAATCGACTGATAAGCCAGAAATTAAACCGGCACCTAAACTGACTAATGATGCGACGACTTATGCCAATGCCGCATGGCAACTGATCAATGAAGTGGATCCACTGGTCTATAATAAAGAATTGGATCAGCTGGAAACACAAGTGCGTCAACCGACCCGTAAATTGAGTACAGATTGGCGCATTAATGTCAAAATGACCGATTCGGTTACTGAAGGGAAATATGCCCTGTGTCGTAAAGCCTTGACCAGTCTGGAAATCTGGGCGCGGACGACCATGGAAAATGGCAACAGCCTGCAACAAAAACAGGCGGATTATGAGCGGGATAAACTGCAATGTCAGAATGCCATTGCCCATCCTGCACTCGGAAATACCGATCCTAAGCAAAAAGGTACTGCAATTGCCAATATGCAATAAACCTTTGCCCATTTAAATGTACTTATAAAAAGCCAGTCTGAATGACTGGCTTTTTTAGCAAAATAAGCTTTAAAAATAGGGCATCCACATATGTTCTAATAAAAGTACCATTACACCGCAGATCAGGAGTGTGCTGCCAATCATGCGTTGAATCATTGTACGTGTAGACATGGTCGATCTCCTCAAAGATTTAAAGCGTGTTTAATGCTTCCAAATAACGACGATTTACTTCTTTCCAGTTCACAACATTGAAAAAAGCCGAGATGTATTCCGGACGACGGTTTTGATATTGTAAATAATAAGCATGTTCCCAGACATCCAGACCTAAAAGGGGAATATTGCCATGCATCAGCGGAGAATCCTGATTGGCACTGCTTTCCACAATAAGCGTTTGATCTGGCACCATACTTAACCAGGCCCACCCACTACCAAAACGGCTAAGCGCTGCTTGGGTAAACGCTTCTTTAAATGCCTCGAATCCTCCTAATTCATGTTCGATTGCCTTGGCAATTTCAGCTTCGGGATGACCACCGCAGTCTGGACTCATCACTGTCCAGAACAGGGAATGATTGGCATGTCCACCAGCATTGTTGATCACGTTCTGTCTGAGTTGCTCGGGCACTTCATTGAATTTGCTAATTAAGGCTTCGACCGATAAATCTTCCCATTCTGTGCCCGCTATTCCTGCATTGATATTATTGATATAGGTTTGATGATGCTTGCTATGATGAATTTCCATAGTCTTGCTATCGATATGAGGCTCTAGCGCATCATAAGCATAAGGTAGTGCAGGCAAGGTGTAGCTCATTGGCAGGATTCCTTGAGAGAATGGAGTTAGGTTATTTTTCATTAGATTTAAGATACGCCCTAATTTAATATTTATATATGAGAATAGTTATCATTATTGTTAATATGTGTTGATCTTATGCGCTTTCAGAAAGGTTGTTATACGTATGAATCCTCTTTTTAAAAGTAATAAAAAAAGCCCCCAAGAAGGGGGCTTTTTCAAACAGCAACGACTTAAACGTTAAAACGGAAGTGTAAAACATCGCCATCCTGAACGATGTAAGTTTTACCTTCTAGACGCCATTTGCCTGCTTCTTTCGCACCGGCTTCGCCGTTGTACTGCACGAAATCATCATAAGCGATACATTCTGCACGGATAAAGCCTTTTTCAAAGTCGGTATGAATCACGCCTGCTGCCTGTGGTGCAGTTGCGCCAACTTTTACGGTCCAGGCACGAACTTCTTGTACACCCGCGGTGAAGTAAGTTTGTAGGCCAAGCAGTGAATAACCCGCGCGAATCACCACGTTTAAGCCAGGTTCTTCCATGCCCATTGCTTCAAGGAATTCAGCACGGTCTTCATCTTCAAGCAATGAAATTTCAGCTTCAATCTGGTTGCACAGTGGAACTACAATCGCATTTTCTTCAGCAGCCAATTTTCTCACTGCATCTAAATGCGGGTTGTTTTCAAAACCGTCTTCAGCAACGTTGGCAATATACATCGTTGGTTTAAGCGTCATTAAACCAAAGCCACGTACCAGCTTGCGTTCGTCATCATCTAGGTCTGCTGCGCGAGCCGGTTTACCTTCATCCAGTAAAGGCTGGATTTTTTCCAGAACAGCTTTAGTGGCTAGCGCTTCTTTGTCACCACCTTTAGCAGATTTAGTCAAACGCGTAATTGCTTTGGCTACAGCATCTAAGTCTGCGAGCGCAAGTTCGGTATTAATCGTAGCGATGTCATCCAGTGGATCAATACGACCATTCACATGAATGACGTTTTCATCTTCAAAACAACGCACAACGTGAGCAATTGCATCAGTTTCACGAATGTTGGCCAGGAACTGGTTACCCAAGCCTTCGCCCTTAGAAGCACCCGCTACCAGACCTGCGATGTCTACAAATTCCATAGAAGTCGGAATAACACGTTGCGGTTTAACAATTGCAGTCAATTTGTCTAAACGTGGATCAGGAACAGGTACAATCCCGGTGTTTGGTTCGATCGTACAGAAAGGGAAGTTTTCTGCAGCAATAGCAGCTTTGGTTAAGGCATTGAAAAGTGTAGATTTACCAACGTTCGGCAAGCCGACAATACCGCAATTAAAACCCATGAAATAACTCACAAAAGCGTTATATAAAAATTGCCCCCGATTTTACATGAAAGCATGACTAAAGTCAGGTCATGTGCTTGTGGTTTATTGCAATCAAATGCTTCTGGCGACTTAAAATGACTCGCTGAGCTTTCCGGGATGTGTAGTGAGTCCACCAACCATAGAGGAATAATCAGCCAGTATTTTACTTTTGAATAAAAATCACATTGTTTTTCTAAAAGTGAGTGACTAAAGTATCTGAATAAAACAGCGGCCTACACGCCCTGATCCAATAACGATAAACATGGAGCATACATGCGAACTTTATACCAGTTTCCTTTATCTCACTTTTGCGAAAAAGCACGTTGGATGCTGGACCATAAAGAGCTGTATTATGTTGCTCACAATCTGATACCCGGGGTACACCGCGCTTTTGCCCGCCTGAAAACAGGACAGAATCGTCTGCCTATTTTGCGTGATCAGGATCGATGGATCGCAGATTCCACCCAGATTGCTCTGTATTTGGATGATACTTATCCAGAACATCGTTTACTGCACGCAGAAGGGTATTTTCGAAATAAAGCTTTAGAAATTAATGAAATTACTTTGGAATTGGGTCGTCATGTTCGTCGCTGGATGCTCTCTCAAGCACTGACTTCTGATCATGAATCTCTGGATATTTTAATTGGTGAGCAGGGCTATCTGCGCCAGTTTGAAAAATTTTCTAAACCTTTATTGAAAGCGATGGTGGCCAAGGGTTATGCATTGAATGAGGAAACCGTGGCGGAATCTAAACAACACATCGATGTTGCGGTACAGCAGCTCAATCAGATGCTGGTCAGCCAAGGTGGGCATTATTTTGTCGGAAATCGTTTAGGTCTGGCGGATATTGCAGTCTGTTCCATGTTGGCACCGCTTCTGGCGATTCCAGGTACGCCATGGGAAAAAGAAAATTTCGAAACCTTGTCCGAAGAATATCGCGACTATCAGCAGTATTTGAATGAGCTTCCACTGGGTGAATATATTTGCCGTATTTACCGAACCGAACGTAATGCCCGGGTAGACTGGCGTGGTGTATAAGTTTAAATGCCAATCCAAGAATTAAAAAAACGCGCATGAAGCGCGTTTTTTTGATGAGATTATGATTAACCCCAAGGATTAGTCTGATCGATATCAATATTTTTAGTAAAATTATTGAGGAGTGAACCAAAATCAAATCCGGATGAAGAACCGCCACTGCTGATATTCTGAATTGTATCTTTAATGCCCGGCAGGATAGCAGACAGATCAATATTGGAATCAGTCGTACCCACACCTTGGACAAGATCACCGAGGTCAGGCAATTCAATCGAAGAGCCACTACCAACCAACTGACCAACACCTTCGGCAATACTGCCTAAGTCAAAGCCGTTTGAAGCAGAGGAAATACCTTCGATCATACCACCCAGATCCAGATCGCTACCGAGATTGAGATTGCCTAATAATCCACCTAAATCTATGCCATTTGAACCATTCGCAATCAGACCGCTCAGTAAGTCAGTGAAGCCACCGACATCAAAACCACCTGTTGCATTTCCGCCTACAAAGCCGCTAATTAAATCGGTAATAGCACCAAGATCAAAATCACCGCCTGCATTGCCACCGATTAAGCCACCCACCAGACCTGCAATTGCTCCAATATCTATATCACCTAAACCGTCAGAACCACCGATCAGACTACCGACCAATTCAGCAATTTGTGCGATATCAATTTCACCATTACCGCCAATCAGGTTGCCGACCAGACCTGCGATGGCACCAATATCTACACCGCCCAATCCGCCAGAACCGCCGATCAGGCCACTAACCAGTTGAGCGATTTGCGCAATATCAATCTCGCCATTGCCACCGATTAAGCCACCCACCAGACCTGCAATTGCTCCAATATCTATATCACCTAAACCGCCAGAACCACCGACCAATTCAGCAATTTGTGCGATATCAATCTCGCCATTACCACCAATCAGGTTGCTGACCAGACCTGCGATGGCACCAATGTCTACGTCACTTAAACCGCCAGACCCACCAATCAGACCACCAACGAGCTGAGCGATTTGTGCGATATCGATATCGCCATTACCGCCGATCAGGTTGCCGACCAGACCTGCGATCGCACCGATATCAATATTGCTTGAACCACCGATTAAGCCACCAACCAGTTGAGCAATTTGCGCAATATCGATATCACCATTACCGCCAATCAGCTTGCCGACCAGACCCGCGATCGCACCGATATCAATATTGCTTGAACCGCCGATCAAGCCACCGACCAGTTGAGAAATTTTACCAATATCAATATTGCCTGTACTGCCGCTCAATAAGCCGCCCACCAGTTTAGAAATAGCCCCAAGATCCAGGCTGCTGCTATTGCTCCCCCATTAAGCTCTTTAATAAGTTGGTGACCTGGGTAATATTAAAGCTACCGCCATTGGATTGAGTTAAGCTACTGATCAGGCTTTGAATATTTAAATTTGAGGCATTCGAACCAGAAAACTGAGTTAATAAATTGCTGAGATTTGTCGTACTCAGGCTGCTTCCAGAAAGGAGATTATTTAATAATGAACTGACTGAAGGTTGAGTATTGGATCCGGTGAGATTGCCAATAAGATTGGTGAGGGTGCCTGATGTCGTTCCACCGAATAAGCCGCCCAATAAGCTCTTCGTTTGGGTTTCGACGGTTAAAACAGGACTCACTTTTGTTTTTATCAAGCTTAAAAGTTTAGAAGCCATGACCGTTCCTTGTGTAATATTTTTGAAATGCGCTATTTTTGTTTTTAAAGCGCCTTTGTTTTAATCTATTTCTATACACTTGTAAAAGATGGGCGGTTAAGTCGTGTAGGGGCTGACAGGAATAGCCTATCTGTTGCCATGTTTACCCAATTTAAATAATTTAAAAATAAAGATTTAATCAAAAATACCATTGTTCATATTTTTAATTTATGCGATTAACGGTCATTTAAACCCTCCTGAAAACCGTATTTATAAAATGAAATCCCATTTGGGAAAAAATTTCAGAATATGAAAATTTTGTGAAAAATAAATAAATATTGTATAACAGAGATGGCGCAAAATTTTCTGCATCTATTGATTATTGATATAAGAGTATAAAAATGGAACTGGATCGTTTCGATAAACATATTCTAGAAATATTGACCCATGAAGATGTCAATCTGAATGAACTGTCCGAGCGGGTGAATTTATCTGTCAGTTCGGTGCATCGTAGGATCAAACACTTAATCGATCATAATATCATCAGTGGCTTAAAACGTGAAATCAATTACCAAAAATTAGGTTTCAGTCTGCATGTGCTGTTGCAGGTATCCTTAAGCAAACATGATAGCGATACTTTTGCCAAATTTCTGGAAGAACTGGAAAGTATTCCCGAAGTAATTAATGCCTTTTTGGTCACCGGTCAGTCGGCAGACTTTATTGTTGAAGTCGTGGCAAGAGATATGGAAAATTATAGTGAAATCCTGCTTAAGCGGATTGGAAAAATTGAGCATGTGGTGGCACTGCATTCCAGCTTTGTGATTAAAGAATATAATGTCTTTAACTGTAGCGGATTACTCAATAAAGTTTAATCAAAGCTAGGTTGGTGGACAGCCATAAAAAAACGCACCCTAAGGTCATTGCTGTCCCACAATTTTTCACAAGAGGAAGCTCATTTGAGCTTCCTCTTGTTTTATGGGTATTTTATCGGGTGAAAATAAAGCTTTTAAAGTTCTTCTTTCAAACAAATTCACTTGAATTATTCTGAGTAAACGTTGAACTGTCCAACCTGTTTTCCCTAAATGTTGAGCGAAACTCACCAATAAATAGGCGATCATCGCAATCCAGATTTGTGTCTGAATTGCGTTCCTGCTGCGGCCTAGAAACGCTTTTAATTTGAGATTCTGCTTAATCGCCTTAAAGAACAGCTCAACTTTCCAACGATCTTTATAAATCGCCGCAATGGTGGAGGCGGCTAAATGAAAGTTATTGCTGAGAAAGCTAAAGTGCTTGCCACTTTGCTGATCTCTATATTCAATTCTTCTTAACACTGGGGCTTTTCTTTTTAGGGCATGTGCGCTATTCAGCTGAATGGTTTCATCTTTTAGAATACCTTTGGATTCAAGCACTGGATGTTGCCGGATCACCTGATA
The nucleotide sequence above comes from Acinetobacter lwoffii. Encoded proteins:
- the ygaH gene encoding L-valine transporter subunit YgaH, with the translated sequence MNLEIILVGILVGIANFASRFGPFFVIQKFQQGSQKRGALWLKIALGSIGIAAISSMLVVATLPPLLETPNKSFAMLIGFIVLMALYFKFKRIVMATLTAALTYGLVYTYVPVPF
- the ychF gene encoding redox-regulated ATPase YchF, coding for MGFNCGIVGLPNVGKSTLFNALTKAAIAAENFPFCTIEPNTGIVPVPDPRLDKLTAIVKPQRVIPTSMEFVDIAGLVAGASKGEGLGNQFLANIRETDAIAHVVRCFEDENVIHVNGRIDPLDDIATINTELALADLDAVAKAITRLTKSAKGGDKEALATKAVLEKIQPLLDEGKPARAADLDDDERKLVRGFGLMTLKPTMYIANVAEDGFENNPHLDAVRKLAAEENAIVVPLCNQIEAEISLLEDEDRAEFLEAMGMEEPGLNVVIRAGYSLLGLQTYFTAGVQEVRAWTVKVGATAPQAAGVIHTDFEKGFIRAECIAYDDFVQYNGEAGAKEAGKWRLEGKTYIVQDGDVLHFRFNV
- a CDS encoding superoxide dismutase; protein product: MSYTLPALPYAYDALEPHIDSKTMEIHHSKHHQTYINNINAGIAGTEWEDLSVEALISKFNEVPEQLRQNVINNAGGHANHSLFWTVMSPDCGGHPEAEIAKAIEHELGGFEAFKEAFTQAALSRFGSGWAWLSMVPDQTLIVESSANQDSPLMHGNIPLLGLDVWEHAYYLQYQNRRPEYISAFFNVVNWKEVNRRYLEALNTL
- a CDS encoding AzlC family ABC transporter permease; the protein is MSEPNQLATQPAGFWQGAKDSQAIIFTYLPVSFAFGVSATQFGFTAWEALFLSCSMYAGASQFLVVALLGSGTSIWMTALTVIALDIRHLLYGPALQNLIQDRLNLKKTAIWSWGLTDEVFASGMIKLSQRRQEWSESWMLGLSLFSWMSWALGSFLGGLFADQVSNLPQFLQAALDFLLPALFLSFLLAAFEKKHTFVVAVTILVSAVACYFIDLSAAIFIGISSGIFAGLFKHYILKQPYPEHAGDQA
- a CDS encoding Lrp/AsnC family transcriptional regulator, which produces MELDRFDKHILEILTHEDVNLNELSERVNLSVSSVHRRIKHLIDHNIISGLKREINYQKLGFSLHVLLQVSLSKHDSDTFAKFLEELESIPEVINAFLVTGQSADFIVEVVARDMENYSEILLKRIGKIEHVVALHSSFVIKEYNVFNCSGLLNKV
- a CDS encoding glutathione S-transferase family protein; amino-acid sequence: MRTLYQFPLSHFCEKARWMLDHKELYYVAHNLIPGVHRAFARLKTGQNRLPILRDQDRWIADSTQIALYLDDTYPEHRLLHAEGYFRNKALEINEITLELGRHVRRWMLSQALTSDHESLDILIGEQGYLRQFEKFSKPLLKAMVAKGYALNEETVAESKQHIDVAVQQLNQMLVSQGGHYFVGNRLGLADIAVCSMLAPLLAIPGTPWEKENFETLSEEYRDYQQYLNELPLGEYICRIYRTERNARVDWRGV